Part of the Mycolicibacterium mageritense genome is shown below.
AGCACCTGGGCCCGTTCGGACGCTGCGGCGCGGTCGGCCTCCGCGCCGGAGACCCGCGCAATGGCGACGGCCAACGCCAATGACCAGCCGGCCGCGAAGACGCCGTGGTCGGGCGCCATACCCGAGCCGAATATGCTTGTGGATTCCGGGCTTTCGATTGCGGCCAGCCGCGCCTTGGCGCGCGCCAGATGACTGTCGGCTTCACTTCCCGGGGACAACCGCGCGGCGACCTGCGCCTCGGCCAGCCCGGTCAACACGCGCGTGAAGTACTCGCCTTCGGGAAACAGGCCCTGCATGTCGGCGTCACGACCGGTCGCCAGGGCTGCATCGAGATAGCCGAGTTGGCGTGCGGCGTGGTCGGGAAGCGGCGCGAAGCCGATGCACAGCGTGCGGGTGAGCGTCGTCAGACCGATCACCACGAGCACGACAGCAAGGATCAGGCGAAGGCGTCTGCGCATGGTGGCGGGTCAGGCGGTGGTGTTCGCCAGATTTTCGATGCGCTTGGCCGCACCCTGGGCTGCCGCCGTGATGTCGAATCCCCCGGCGGTGCCGCAGCCGGTGATCTCGATCGCCGCGTTGTGCGCCGCGATGAACGCGTTGTCGCAATCCCATCCTTGCGAGCGCAGCGACCACACCACGGTGTTCTCCGGGTCCGGCTGGACCGGCGGCAGCACGTCGAACAGGTAGGTACGGCCTTTCATCGAGGTGACCGTCACCTGGGTGCCGTGACAGGACTCGATGGTCTCGCGGGCCGCCCCGAGGGCATCGCGGGCGTCGAAGTCGGACGGGAAGACCGCGACCATCTCGGCGACGTACACCTCGGCCCCGCCGGCGCCGGTGGTCGCCCAGTGACCGCCGTCGCTGGCCACCGGGCCGTGGCTGTCGATGAAGGGCGGCTCGGACTCGCGGGCCACGCCGGTGCACTGTTCCGGTGCTGCAGTGACGAAAAGATTGCCGTCCTTGTCCTGGACGTCGAGGCTCAGCAGGTCGCCGACCTGCAAGGCCGAGATCGGCGCAGCCGGTGGTTGCGGTTTGGCCTGGGGGTTGGCGACCTCACGCGTGCACGCGCTCAGCAGCAGCCCCAAAACGACCGCGACCACCGGTTTCACCATGTCGTCGAGTCTATGGGCACCCGCGGGCACGCTGAAGCGCCAACCGCGTCGGCAGTGCGAGATCGCGCAGATCGCCATGCCGGATCCGACTCGACAGTAAGGTGCACACCGTGAGCAGAAATGTGTTAGCCAACGGTCGCGGCCGGTGGCTGGTTCTCGCGGCCTCGGTCGCTGTTTCTGCCGCGATGTTCTACGCCCAGGACACCAAGCCGGCGTGCTGCGCAGGCACCCCAGCAGCGGCGCCGACGAGCGTGCCGTCCGCGCCTGCCACCGCAAGCCCCGCGGAGGCCGAGCTGGTAGCTGCCAGTGCACCGGTCGCGGCCCGGGACTTCCAATTCGCGCTACCTGCGGGCATCACGCCCGAGC
Proteins encoded:
- a CDS encoding sensor domain-containing protein; its protein translation is MVKPVVAVVLGLLLSACTREVANPQAKPQPPAAPISALQVGDLLSLDVQDKDGNLFVTAAPEQCTGVARESEPPFIDSHGPVASDGGHWATTGAGGAEVYVAEMVAVFPSDFDARDALGAARETIESCHGTQVTVTSMKGRTYLFDVLPPVQPDPENTVVWSLRSQGWDCDNAFIAAHNAAIEITGCGTAGGFDITAAAQGAAKRIENLANTTA